The Mucilaginibacter mallensis genome has a segment encoding these proteins:
- a CDS encoding sensor histidine kinase, producing the protein MIFNRYEWRLLLRILFLFITLTATAFIIVADKTWYLYLAVTVPLLIYETLDLIRFQKKAQDEVSQFVESIHYRDFSRHFDVRKAPNELKPLRKGFNEINSTFKLISRERETQYHYLQKILELVDTGILSYELETGDTGWINEAFKQLIGVPYLKTIHSLEKREPDLYKEVIALKPGDSKIVTMTRNQQLIKILVTASILRSDEKLSKLVAFQNVSEALDETESKAWQKLLNVMTHEIMNSVAPISSLADTLKNRLKSPEIANSPVSSELEDLELGIDTIKRRSEGLLKFTESYRSLNKITKLDLTKILVRNLFENLSNLMRPTLEKKHIELEIILRDPALAIEADINLIEQVLINLLVNAIEAVKDREEPRIILSAEMQSNNKTLVKVSDNGLGMPPELLDKIFIPFFSTRKTGSGIGLSLCKQIMLLHKGNIQVQSTEGVGSAFVMQFSPQGQ; encoded by the coding sequence ATGATATTTAACCGTTACGAGTGGCGACTTTTGCTGCGCATATTGTTCCTGTTTATTACACTAACTGCAACAGCGTTTATAATTGTTGCTGACAAGACCTGGTATTTGTACCTGGCAGTAACCGTGCCCCTGCTTATTTATGAAACGCTTGATCTGATCCGCTTTCAGAAAAAGGCGCAGGATGAGGTGAGCCAGTTTGTGGAGTCTATCCACTATCGTGATTTTTCGCGCCATTTTGATGTGCGCAAAGCACCAAATGAATTGAAGCCATTGCGTAAGGGTTTTAATGAGATCAATTCAACATTCAAACTCATCAGCCGCGAGCGTGAGACACAATATCACTATTTGCAAAAGATATTGGAACTGGTTGATACCGGCATATTATCATACGAACTGGAAACCGGCGATACAGGTTGGATAAACGAAGCCTTTAAGCAATTAATAGGTGTCCCCTACCTAAAAACCATCCACTCGCTTGAGAAACGCGAGCCGGATCTGTACAAGGAAGTGATCGCCCTTAAACCCGGCGACAGCAAGATAGTAACCATGACCCGCAACCAGCAGCTGATTAAAATTTTGGTAACTGCCAGCATATTGCGCAGCGATGAGAAGCTCTCAAAACTGGTAGCCTTTCAAAATGTGAGCGAAGCCCTGGACGAAACGGAATCAAAGGCATGGCAAAAGCTGCTGAATGTAATGACACATGAGATCATGAATTCAGTGGCCCCAATATCATCATTGGCTGATACACTGAAAAACCGGTTAAAAAGCCCTGAAATTGCAAACAGCCCAGTAAGCAGCGAACTGGAAGACCTGGAACTGGGGATCGATACCATAAAACGCCGCAGCGAGGGCTTGCTTAAATTTACCGAAAGCTATCGCAGCCTCAACAAAATAACCAAGCTCGATCTTACTAAAATACTGGTGCGCAACCTGTTTGAGAACCTGAGCAACTTAATGCGCCCTACCTTAGAAAAAAAGCATATAGAATTAGAGATCATCCTCCGCGACCCGGCGCTCGCCATTGAGGCGGATATTAACCTGATTGAACAGGTGCTCATTAACCTTTTGGTAAATGCCATTGAAGCTGTAAAGGACAGGGAAGAACCACGCATCATCCTATCTGCAGAAATGCAAAGCAACAACAAAACGCTGGTTAAAGTATCCGATAATGGCCTTGGCATGCCGCCTGAATTGCTGGACAAGATCTTTATCCCATTCTTCAGCACCCGTAAAACGGGCAGCGGTATTGGGTTAAGCTTATGCAAGCAGATCATGCTGCTGCACAAGGGCAATATCCAGGTGCAATCAACAGAAGGTGTGGGTTCGGCATTTGTGATGCAGTTTAGTCCGCAGGGGCAGTAA
- a CDS encoding NADPH-dependent FMN reductase: MNKNIFAISGSLRSGSSNHNILKFIGTMAPAHAAYNIYNNLAQIPPFDPGLDNETPPNAVTELRNLINHADAVIICTPEYAFGVPGQLKNTLDWLVSSSTLVDKPVSLITASSVGNNAHTALLLTLGALSANVIEEATLLIPFIRAKMDDEGNITDKQTREGLENAFSKLLALL, encoded by the coding sequence ATGAACAAAAACATCTTCGCCATATCCGGCAGCCTGCGCAGCGGCTCATCAAATCATAATATCCTTAAATTTATAGGGACGATGGCGCCTGCTCATGCCGCTTACAACATCTACAATAATTTAGCACAAATACCACCATTTGACCCCGGACTGGATAATGAAACCCCGCCAAATGCTGTAACCGAACTAAGAAATCTTATAAACCATGCCGATGCTGTTATTATCTGCACACCTGAATATGCCTTCGGCGTGCCCGGTCAGCTTAAAAATACTTTGGACTGGCTGGTATCCAGCAGTACACTGGTTGACAAACCGGTATCACTTATCACAGCCTCATCCGTAGGCAATAACGCCCATACGGCGCTGTTGCTTACCCTCGGCGCATTATCTGCAAATGTTATAGAAGAAGCTACCCTACTCATCCCCTTTATCCGTGCTAAAATGGATGATGAAGGTAATATTACTGATAAGCAAACGAGAGAAGGCCTTGAAAATGCCTTCTCTAAATTACTGGCCCTGCTTTAG
- a CDS encoding porin family protein produces the protein MKKTLLTITMCLSFAGMAFAQLGQSSPDIAFGVKAGANLSYLPQNGVYNNTNKMGYQFGVWGRVGGDVFQFQPEVYLTDKNVKITDNTFTHTTNSASFTSIDVPLLAVAKGELFDVAGRIYTGPLFSFDLTRKQVYPSTTTTFTDNDFVKLDYKNINYAWVFGVGADFNRVGVDLRYEGGLNRIAYSNYQYSHTRMSLFEVSISYQIL, from the coding sequence ATGAAAAAGACCTTACTTACTATCACAATGTGTCTGTCATTTGCCGGGATGGCATTTGCGCAGTTAGGACAATCCTCGCCAGATATAGCTTTTGGCGTTAAAGCAGGAGCAAATTTATCGTATCTTCCGCAAAATGGTGTTTATAATAATACCAACAAAATGGGCTACCAGTTTGGTGTTTGGGGCAGGGTAGGCGGTGATGTTTTTCAGTTTCAGCCCGAGGTGTATTTAACCGATAAGAATGTTAAAATTACCGACAATACCTTTACTCACACCACAAACAGTGCCAGCTTTACCAGTATTGATGTGCCCTTATTAGCCGTTGCAAAAGGTGAGCTTTTTGATGTAGCAGGCAGGATATATACCGGCCCGTTATTTTCGTTTGACCTCACCCGAAAACAGGTTTACCCATCAACAACAACAACTTTTACCGATAACGATTTTGTAAAACTGGACTATAAAAATATAAACTACGCCTGGGTATTTGGCGTTGGCGCTGATTTTAACAGGGTTGGTGTTGATCTGCGGTATGAAGGTGGCTTAAACAGGATAGCTTATAGCAACTATCAATACTCGCACACCCGCATGAGTTTGTTTGAGGTAAGCATATCATACCAGATACTCTAA
- the htpG gene encoding molecular chaperone HtpG, whose amino-acid sequence MQEKGTISIHTENIFPIIKKFLYSDHEIFLRELVSNAVDATQKIKRLASLGQYNGELGDLRVEVAFDADKKTITISDNGLGMTADEIKKYINQIAFSGATEFMEKFKEAKDANEIIGRFGLGFYSAFMVADKVEIQTLSYQDGAEPAYWVCDGSTEFEIGEGTLAERGTEITLHVNQEGEEFLSEHRLQEILDKYCKFLPVPIKFGTKTQEEEDGVDEEGKPKYISVAVDNIINDTNPIWTKAPSELKDEDYLNFYKELYPFSEEPLFWIHLNVDYPFNLTGVLYFPKLKNDFEVQKNKIKLFSRQVFITDEVKDIVPEFLMLLHGVIDSPDIPLNVSRSFLQADSNVKKINSYITKKVADKLAELFKSDRKAYEEKWSDIGVFVKYGMITEEKFYDKAKDFVLLTSTTKENFTLEEYKEKVAPVQTDKDDRLVYIYTNDPSKQDAFIQSANKKGYDVLLMDTPIDTHFISQLEQKLEKTSLKRVDADVADKLINKGEAPESVLTEEQVTKVKSIFDKAINKPAFKVELESLNPDELPVTVTMDEFMRRMKDMAAMGGGMGFYGNMPDNYKVVVNGNHKLISRILGDENEEVQAQLAKQAFDLALLSQGLLKGAELTEFVNRSVNLI is encoded by the coding sequence ATGCAAGAAAAAGGAACGATTTCGATACATACCGAGAACATTTTCCCGATAATTAAGAAGTTCTTATACTCCGATCATGAGATATTTTTGCGCGAGCTGGTATCAAACGCGGTAGATGCAACACAAAAAATTAAACGCCTTGCCTCATTGGGCCAGTACAACGGCGAACTTGGCGACCTGCGCGTAGAAGTTGCTTTTGATGCAGACAAAAAGACAATAACCATATCCGACAATGGCTTGGGTATGACAGCCGATGAAATTAAAAAATACATTAACCAGATCGCATTTTCAGGTGCTACTGAGTTTATGGAAAAATTCAAGGAGGCTAAAGATGCCAACGAGATCATCGGCCGTTTTGGTTTGGGCTTTTACTCGGCATTTATGGTGGCTGACAAGGTAGAAATACAAACACTGAGCTACCAGGATGGCGCTGAGCCGGCTTACTGGGTATGCGATGGCAGCACCGAGTTTGAAATTGGCGAAGGCACTTTAGCTGAACGCGGTACAGAAATAACCCTGCACGTTAACCAGGAGGGTGAAGAGTTTTTAAGCGAGCACCGTTTACAGGAGATATTGGATAAATATTGCAAATTCCTGCCTGTGCCTATCAAATTCGGCACAAAAACCCAGGAAGAAGAAGATGGTGTTGATGAAGAAGGCAAGCCAAAATATATTTCAGTTGCCGTTGATAACATCATTAACGATACCAACCCTATCTGGACAAAAGCTCCATCTGAACTGAAGGACGAGGATTACCTGAATTTCTACAAAGAACTTTATCCGTTTTCTGAAGAGCCATTGTTCTGGATCCATCTGAATGTGGATTATCCGTTCAATCTTACAGGCGTGCTTTACTTCCCTAAGCTGAAGAACGATTTCGAGGTACAAAAAAACAAGATCAAACTTTTCTCGCGCCAGGTATTTATTACCGACGAGGTGAAGGACATTGTACCTGAATTTTTAATGCTGCTGCATGGTGTTATTGACTCACCAGATATTCCGTTGAACGTATCACGTAGCTTTTTACAGGCTGATAGCAATGTTAAAAAAATCAACAGCTATATCACCAAAAAAGTGGCTGATAAACTGGCTGAGCTTTTCAAAAGCGACCGCAAGGCTTATGAAGAAAAATGGAGCGACATTGGCGTTTTCGTAAAATACGGTATGATAACCGAAGAGAAGTTTTATGATAAAGCCAAAGACTTTGTTTTGCTTACCAGCACCACAAAAGAGAACTTCACTTTAGAAGAATACAAGGAGAAAGTAGCTCCGGTACAAACTGATAAGGATGACCGTTTGGTGTACATTTATACTAATGACCCATCGAAACAGGATGCATTTATCCAATCAGCTAATAAAAAGGGTTATGATGTGTTACTGATGGATACACCTATTGATACCCACTTCATCAGTCAACTGGAGCAAAAGCTTGAAAAAACATCATTAAAACGTGTTGATGCTGATGTAGCCGACAAGCTGATCAACAAAGGCGAAGCGCCTGAAAGTGTTTTAACTGAAGAGCAGGTTACCAAAGTGAAATCAATTTTTGATAAGGCTATAAACAAACCTGCCTTTAAGGTTGAACTGGAAAGCCTTAATCCTGATGAGCTACCGGTAACTGTAACCATGGACGAATTTATGCGCCGCATGAAAGATATGGCTGCAATGGGTGGCGGCATGGGCTTTTATGGCAACATGCCCGATAACTATAAAGTTGTAGTTAATGGCAACCACAAACTCATCAGCCGTATTTTGGGTGATGAAAACGAAGAAGTACAAGCACAACTGGCTAAACAAGCATTTGATCTAGCCCTGCTTTCACAAGGCCTGTTAAAAGGTGCTGAGCTTACTGAGTTTGTTAACAGAAGCGTGAACTTGATATAA
- a CDS encoding DUF4251 domain-containing protein, with protein sequence MKTLVSSAFIIALLLIVGTTNAQQTDKQAKEQAKAASIKSKIDAQRYTFVAQYALPLRGGQKYLTSDYDLKVRKDSVIAYLPYFGRAYMDVPYGATDDGVKFTSTKFTYVVTPKKKGGWTITITLQDVRRTSKLNIDIFTNGTASVQALSNGRDAISFSGYIKDDKKK encoded by the coding sequence ATGAAAACCTTAGTATCATCAGCATTTATTATCGCCCTGCTTCTTATTGTTGGAACAACAAACGCACAGCAAACAGATAAACAAGCCAAGGAGCAGGCTAAAGCAGCCTCCATAAAAAGCAAGATAGATGCGCAGCGCTATACTTTTGTTGCCCAATATGCACTACCATTAAGGGGCGGACAAAAATATCTTACCTCTGATTATGATCTGAAAGTCAGAAAGGACTCTGTAATTGCATATCTGCCCTATTTTGGCCGCGCATATATGGATGTGCCATACGGAGCAACTGATGACGGTGTGAAATTTACCTCTACAAAGTTTACTTATGTGGTAACCCCCAAGAAAAAAGGCGGCTGGACCATAACCATCACGCTGCAGGATGTGAGGCGAACCAGCAAATTAAATATTGATATATTTACCAATGGTACCGCCAGTGTACAAGCCCTCAGCAATGGCCGCGACGCGATAAGCTTTAGCGGGTATATAAAGGATGATAAGAAGAAATAG
- the eutC gene encoding ethanolamine ammonia-lyase subunit EutC, with amino-acid sequence MDKITKGQLKLEDPLNLLKEFTAARIAIGRAGTSIPIKQTLEFKLAHAHARDAVYSVLDIEGILNNLTQFNLPGLLLHSKANSRAQYLQRPDLGRKLNEASAEQLTTNSGNYDVVIIIADGLSATAVNENTSGILKYLIPLLQDAKLKISPVCLVEQGRVALGDELAYLLKARFAIMLIGERPGLSSADSIGAYLTYNPKPGLTDESRNCISNIRPHGLKYKAAAGKIFYLVQEAFRLKLSGVGLKDNQGLIGY; translated from the coding sequence ATGGATAAAATAACAAAAGGACAGTTAAAACTTGAAGATCCGCTGAACCTGTTAAAGGAATTTACCGCGGCAAGGATAGCTATTGGTCGTGCCGGGACGAGTATTCCGATAAAACAAACCCTTGAATTTAAACTGGCCCATGCCCATGCCCGTGATGCAGTGTATTCGGTTTTGGATATTGAGGGCATATTAAATAATCTTACGCAGTTTAATTTACCGGGCTTATTATTACACAGTAAGGCCAATAGCAGGGCTCAATATCTGCAACGCCCCGATCTGGGCCGAAAACTGAATGAGGCATCAGCAGAACAACTAACAACCAATAGCGGTAATTATGATGTTGTAATTATTATAGCCGACGGACTTTCCGCTACTGCAGTAAATGAAAATACGAGTGGAATACTAAAATATCTTATTCCGCTTTTGCAGGATGCTAAATTAAAGATATCCCCTGTTTGTCTGGTGGAGCAGGGTAGGGTAGCCCTTGGCGATGAACTGGCATACCTGTTAAAAGCCCGGTTTGCCATAATGCTGATAGGCGAACGCCCCGGACTGAGTTCGGCAGACAGTATAGGGGCTTATCTTACCTACAACCCCAAGCCGGGACTAACCGATGAATCACGCAATTGCATTTCCAATATTCGCCCGCATGGGCTAAAATACAAAGCAGCAGCAGGTAAAATATTTTATTTGGTGCAGGAGGCTTTTAGGTTGAAATTGTCTGGTGTCGGGCTGAAGGATAACCAGGGGTTGATTGGTTATTAG
- a CDS encoding ethanolamine ammonia-lyase subunit EutB, whose product MNYKTTIKGKVYRFNDLKTLLAKASPFRTGDALAGLCADSYEERVAAQMVLADVPLKNFLNEAIIPYEQDEITRLIIDSHDAGAFNTISSLTVGELRDWLLSDDTDAAVLKNIEAGLTPEMVAAVSKLMGNQDLIATAKKIEVVTRFRNTIGLKGHFSTRLQPNHPTDDPKGIAASIIEGLLYASGDAVIGINPATDSPAGVMQLLRMIDTLRQQFEIPIQSCVLSHITTTLELINNNADTPVDLCFQSIGGTEKTNTSFGINLALIEEAYQATLSLNRGTIGKNVMYFETGQGSALSANAHHGVDQQTCEVRAYAIARKFNPLLVNTVVGFIGPEYLYDGKQIIRAALEDHFCGKLLGLPMGVDVCYTNHAEADQDDMDNLLTLLGIAGCNFIMGIPGSDDIMLNYQSTSFHDALYLRKVLGLKPAPEFEQWLMKQGIMDEKGSLTSKNQAGLLSHFGGLWIK is encoded by the coding sequence GTGAACTACAAAACCACAATTAAAGGAAAAGTATACAGGTTTAACGACCTGAAAACATTGCTTGCAAAGGCTTCGCCTTTTCGTACTGGGGATGCGCTGGCGGGTTTGTGTGCCGATAGTTATGAGGAAAGGGTTGCCGCGCAGATGGTTTTAGCTGATGTGCCTTTGAAGAATTTTTTGAACGAAGCCATCATTCCTTACGAACAAGATGAAATAACAAGGCTGATAATTGATAGTCACGATGCCGGTGCTTTTAACACAATAAGTAGCCTAACGGTTGGCGAGCTGCGCGACTGGCTGTTGAGCGATGATACTGATGCCGCAGTTTTAAAAAATATCGAGGCTGGTTTAACGCCTGAGATGGTTGCGGCGGTATCCAAACTAATGGGTAACCAGGACCTGATCGCGACAGCAAAAAAGATTGAGGTGGTAACACGTTTCCGTAATACTATTGGTTTAAAGGGACATTTTTCAACCCGTTTACAGCCTAACCACCCCACAGATGACCCCAAAGGCATAGCCGCCAGTATAATTGAGGGCCTGCTGTATGCCAGTGGCGATGCGGTTATCGGTATTAACCCGGCAACTGATAGTCCGGCGGGAGTGATGCAACTACTGCGGATGATAGATACTTTGCGGCAGCAGTTCGAGATACCTATACAATCATGTGTGTTGAGCCATATTACTACCACACTTGAGCTTATCAATAATAATGCTGATACGCCTGTTGATCTTTGTTTTCAATCCATAGGTGGTACAGAGAAAACTAATACCAGCTTCGGCATAAACTTAGCTTTAATTGAGGAAGCTTACCAGGCAACGTTGTCGTTAAACCGGGGGACAATCGGGAAAAATGTAATGTATTTTGAAACGGGGCAGGGCAGCGCCTTATCTGCAAATGCGCACCATGGGGTTGATCAGCAAACCTGCGAGGTGCGGGCTTATGCCATAGCCCGTAAGTTTAATCCGCTATTGGTTAATACCGTAGTTGGTTTTATCGGCCCCGAATATTTGTACGATGGTAAGCAGATCATTCGCGCTGCGCTGGAAGACCACTTTTGTGGCAAATTATTGGGCTTACCGATGGGAGTAGATGTGTGCTATACCAACCACGCCGAAGCCGATCAGGATGATATGGATAACCTGCTTACGCTGTTGGGCATTGCAGGTTGCAATTTTATTATGGGGATACCAGGTTCGGATGATATTATGCTGAATTACCAGTCAACCTCATTTCATGATGCTTTATATTTGAGAAAAGTATTGGGATTAAAACCCGCGCCCGAATTTGAGCAATGGCTGATGAAGCAGGGTATTATGGACGAAAAGGGCAGCCTGACTTCAAAGAATCAGGCAGGGTTATTGAGCCATTTCGGAGGGTTATGGATAAAATAA
- the eat gene encoding ethanolamine permease has protein sequence MADFEISYSLTNLRQNKTSGHKSMTEKSTEQLKRVLKPIHLWAIAVGLVISGEYFGWNYGWGVSGTIGFLIATLIITVMYVTFIFSYTELTTAIPHAGGAFAYAYRAMGPFGGLIAGYATLVDFLFATPAIAAALGSYLHFLYPQIPIIPSAMVFNLLFVIINISGVKESATFSVFITILAVGELLLFMGIIGPHFKMANYLAHPMPFGWGGVFAALPFAVWFYLAIEGVAMVAEEVKEPKKNIPKGYISGLATLIFLALGVMILTGGITDWRIFSKNMDYPLPEAIAIALGKANGLTKIFASIGLFGLIASFHGTILASSRQVFAMARSGYLPRFLSGVNHKFKTPHWAIIVAGLISCLALLSGKTDQIIVLSVLGAIVMYLMSMASLFILRKKEPNLERPFASPFYPVFPAVALFISAVCLFAIMYYNFYISLLFFAGLAVAIAIFVLMGKHKVRLTEENMVAEPGFVGLN, from the coding sequence TTGGCCGATTTTGAAATCAGCTATTCATTGACTAATTTAAGGCAGAATAAGACCTCTGGCCATAAATCAATGACTGAAAAAAGCACTGAACAATTAAAAAGAGTTTTAAAACCCATACATCTGTGGGCCATAGCGGTTGGGTTGGTTATCTCCGGCGAATATTTTGGGTGGAACTATGGCTGGGGCGTTTCGGGTACAATCGGCTTTCTGATAGCTACGCTCATCATCACGGTAATGTACGTTACCTTTATTTTTAGCTATACCGAGTTGACTACGGCCATTCCGCATGCAGGCGGCGCTTTTGCTTATGCGTACCGTGCAATGGGGCCGTTTGGCGGGTTAATAGCCGGTTATGCCACCTTGGTCGATTTCCTGTTCGCTACACCTGCCATAGCGGCGGCATTGGGTAGTTACCTTCACTTTTTATATCCGCAGATACCTATAATACCCTCGGCAATGGTGTTTAATCTGCTATTTGTTATTATTAATATATCGGGGGTAAAGGAGTCGGCTACGTTTTCTGTTTTTATAACCATATTGGCTGTTGGCGAACTATTGTTGTTCATGGGCATCATCGGGCCGCATTTTAAGATGGCTAATTATTTGGCCCACCCTATGCCTTTTGGTTGGGGAGGGGTGTTTGCCGCGTTGCCATTCGCGGTATGGTTTTATTTGGCGATAGAAGGCGTAGCCATGGTTGCTGAGGAAGTAAAAGAACCCAAGAAGAATATCCCTAAAGGCTACATATCCGGCCTGGCTACATTGATATTTTTAGCCTTAGGCGTAATGATATTAACAGGCGGCATTACCGATTGGCGCATCTTCTCAAAAAATATGGATTACCCCTTGCCCGAGGCTATCGCTATAGCTTTAGGCAAAGCTAACGGCTTAACTAAAATATTTGCCAGCATAGGCCTGTTTGGGTTGATCGCATCGTTCCATGGTACTATACTGGCGTCATCAAGACAGGTTTTCGCTATGGCCAGGAGCGGTTATTTGCCGCGGTTTTTATCAGGAGTAAACCATAAATTCAAAACGCCGCATTGGGCAATTATTGTAGCCGGGCTTATCAGTTGTTTAGCTTTATTATCAGGTAAAACCGATCAGATCATAGTGTTGTCGGTATTAGGCGCTATTGTAATGTATTTAATGAGCATGGCGAGCCTGTTTATCCTCCGTAAAAAAGAACCTAATTTAGAGCGGCCTTTTGCTTCGCCATTTTACCCGGTGTTCCCGGCTGTGGCCTTGTTTATATCTGCGGTATGTTTGTTCGCTATTATGTATTATAACTTTTATATCAGCCTCCTATTTTTTGCAGGGTTGGCAGTGGCTATTGCCATTTTTGTGCTAATGGGGAAACATAAGGTGAGGTTGACGGAGGAGAATATGGTAGCTGAACCGGGATTCGTCGGATTAAATTGA
- a CDS encoding RNA-binding protein, whose protein sequence is MLRISIPSNGPAKIDYSTFSNFMLPMPDGIDSEVNNSLVLLFDDEEKAIDYTNQLRQLSGSQKKAGNELIAAIEKDMFVRTYAHSA, encoded by the coding sequence ATGCTACGTATCAGTATTCCTTCAAACGGTCCTGCGAAGATTGATTATTCAACTTTTAGTAATTTTATGTTACCAATGCCTGATGGTATTGATAGCGAGGTAAATAATAGCCTTGTACTGCTTTTTGATGATGAGGAAAAGGCGATTGACTACACTAATCAATTGAGGCAACTTTCAGGCTCACAGAAAAAAGCAGGCAATGAGCTTATTGCTGCTATTGAGAAAGATATGTTTGTGAGAACTTACGCGCATTCGGCGTAG